GTCGCGGCGCCGGTCGCCGTGGTCGCGGCGAGGGCCAGACGCAGGCGTTGCAGCTGCCGCCGCCCTCCGCCCGGCCGGACCGCCGCGGTGGGCACGGTGAGGTCCACCATGCCCACCCGGTCCCCCGCCCCGAGGTGGGCCGCGGCGAGAGCGACCGCCGTCGTCACGATGAGGTCGAGGCTGCTGCCCGGCGCCACCGCACCGCCGTCGGTCTCGGCCGGGGACGCCCAGCCGGCGACGTCCGCGTCCAGGTCGCCGCGGGTGTCCAGCAGCAGCACGACCTGGCCCTCGGCCTCGACCGTCGCCCGCCGGACGTGCACCTGCAGGCCGCCGGGGCCCTGCCCGCGGCGGGCGGTGGCGCGCCAGTCGACGTGGCGCAGCCGGTCGCCGGGCCGGAACTCCTCCACCGCGTGCAGGTCCGGGCCCTCCCCCGAC
This genomic stretch from Aquipuribacter hungaricus harbors:
- a CDS encoding DUF58 domain-containing protein, which gives rise to RSRRPLVTTAEPTAWGRRLLARPDALLVAADGLAVVGPLVGPVHEVLVVPAVTAAGAGPLPPHATSVVGRHRTRRSGEGPDLHAVEEFRPGDRLRHVDWRATARRGQGPGGLQVHVRRATVEAEGQVVLLLDTRGDLDADVAGWASPAETDGGAVAPGSSLDLIVTTAVALAAAHLGAGDRVGMVDLTVPTAAVRPGGGRRQLQRLRLALAATTATGAAT